The Streptomyces sp. DH-12 genome has a window encoding:
- a CDS encoding RNA polymerase sigma factor SigF, translated as MTVSASSAPPQDEVSPDAVQTPARRRGADTRALTQVLFGQLKNLEPGTPEHARVRAALIEANLPLVRYAAARFRSRNEPMEDVVQVGTIGLINAIDRFDPERGVQFPTFAMPTVVGEIKRYFRDNVRTVHVPRRLHELWVQVNSATEDLTTAFGRTPTTAEIAERLRISEEEVLSCIEAGRSYHATSLEAAQEGDGMPGLLDRLGYEDPALDGVEHRDLVRHLLVQLPEREQRILLLRYYSNLTQSQISAELGVSQMHVSRLLARSFQRLRSANRIDA; from the coding sequence TTGACCGTGTCGGCCAGTTCCGCGCCGCCCCAGGACGAGGTGTCCCCCGACGCGGTCCAGACCCCGGCCAGACGCCGTGGCGCGGACACCCGGGCCCTTACCCAGGTGCTGTTCGGTCAGCTCAAGAACCTGGAGCCGGGCACGCCGGAGCACGCCCGCGTGCGGGCGGCGCTCATCGAGGCGAACCTTCCGCTCGTGCGGTACGCGGCCGCCCGTTTCCGCTCCCGGAACGAGCCGATGGAGGACGTCGTCCAGGTCGGCACCATCGGGCTGATCAACGCCATCGACCGCTTCGACCCGGAGCGGGGGGTGCAGTTCCCGACGTTCGCGATGCCGACCGTGGTCGGGGAGATCAAGCGGTACTTCCGCGACAACGTCCGCACCGTCCACGTCCCGCGCCGGCTGCACGAGCTGTGGGTGCAGGTGAACAGCGCGACGGAGGACCTCACCACCGCGTTCGGGCGCACCCCGACCACCGCCGAGATCGCCGAGCGGCTGCGCATCTCCGAGGAGGAGGTGCTGTCCTGCATCGAGGCCGGCCGGTCGTACCACGCCACCTCGCTGGAGGCCGCACAGGAGGGCGACGGGATGCCCGGCCTGCTGGACCGGCTCGGCTACGAGGACCCGGCCCTGGACGGGGTGGAGCACCGCGACCTCGTCCGGCACCTCCTCGTGCAGCTGCCGGAGCGCGAGCAGCGCATCCTGCTGCTGCGTTACTACAGCAATCTGACGCAGTCACAGATCAGCGCCGAGCTGGGCGTCTCGCAGATGCACGTGTCCCGGCTGCTGGCCCGGAGCTTCCAGCGGCTGAGGTCCGCAAACAGGATCGACGCGTAA
- a CDS encoding Dabb family protein, which produces MIRHLVLFKLDEGVRRDDPQVVEGVEAFRALEGKIPEIRFWECAWNISDRPIAYDFAINSAFDDAEALRRYVEHPDHQAGVGLWREFATWVIADYEF; this is translated from the coding sequence ATGATCCGGCACCTGGTGCTCTTCAAGCTCGACGAGGGCGTCCGCCGCGACGACCCCCAGGTCGTCGAAGGCGTGGAGGCCTTCCGCGCGCTGGAGGGGAAGATCCCGGAGATCCGCTTCTGGGAGTGCGCCTGGAACATCAGCGACCGCCCCATCGCCTACGACTTCGCCATCAACTCGGCGTTCGACGACGCCGAGGCGCTGCGCCGGTACGTGGAGCACCCGGACCATCAGGCGGGGGTCGGCCTGTGGCGCGAGTTCGCCACGTGGGTGATCGCCGACTACGAGTTCTGA
- the tadA gene encoding tRNA adenosine(34) deaminase TadA: MRLALDEARRAVPGGDVPVGAVVLAADGVTVLSRAHNEREAGGDPTAHAEVLALRRAAERAGEWRLAGCTLVVTLEPCTMCAGAVQQSRVDRVVYGARDEKAGAVGSQWDLVRDRRLNHRPEVIEGVLPEECSRLLTEFFRGR, from the coding sequence ATGCGCCTCGCCCTGGACGAGGCCCGCCGGGCCGTCCCCGGCGGGGACGTCCCCGTCGGGGCCGTCGTGCTGGCCGCGGACGGGGTCACCGTGCTGTCCCGCGCCCACAACGAGCGCGAGGCGGGCGGCGACCCCACCGCGCACGCGGAGGTCCTCGCGCTGCGCCGGGCCGCCGAGCGGGCCGGGGAGTGGCGGCTGGCCGGCTGCACCCTGGTGGTCACGCTGGAGCCCTGCACGATGTGCGCGGGCGCTGTCCAGCAGTCCCGGGTGGACCGGGTGGTCTACGGCGCCCGGGACGAGAAGGCGGGGGCGGTGGGGTCGCAGTGGGACCTGGTCCGCGACCGGCGTCTCAACCACCGTCCCGAGGTGATCGAGGGCGTGCTCCCGGAGGAGTGCTCGCGGCTGCTCACGGAGTTCTTCCGCGGACGCTGA
- the upp gene encoding uracil phosphoribosyltransferase: MRLHVVDHPLVAHKLTTLRDQRTDSATFRRLADELVTLLAYEATRDVRTEQVDIQTPVARTTGVKLSHPRPLVVPILRAGLGMLDGMVRLLPTAEVGFLGMIRNEETLQASTYATRMPEDLSGRQVYVLDPMLATGGTLVAAIRELIERGADDVTAVVLLAAPEGVEVMERELAGTPVTVVTASVDERLDEQGYIVPGLGDAGDRMYGAAE, encoded by the coding sequence ATGCGTCTCCACGTCGTCGACCACCCCCTGGTCGCCCACAAGCTCACCACGCTGCGCGACCAGCGCACCGACTCCGCGACCTTCCGCCGCCTCGCCGACGAGCTGGTCACCCTGCTCGCCTACGAGGCCACGCGCGACGTGCGCACCGAACAGGTCGACATCCAGACGCCGGTGGCGCGGACCACGGGCGTGAAGCTGTCCCACCCCCGCCCCCTGGTGGTGCCGATCCTGCGGGCCGGCCTCGGCATGCTGGACGGCATGGTCCGGCTGCTGCCGACCGCCGAGGTGGGCTTCCTCGGCATGATCCGCAACGAGGAGACGCTGCAGGCCTCGACGTACGCCACCCGGATGCCGGAGGACCTCTCCGGGCGTCAGGTGTACGTCCTGGACCCGATGCTCGCGACCGGCGGCACGCTCGTCGCGGCCATCCGGGAGCTGATCGAGCGCGGCGCGGACGACGTGACCGCCGTGGTGCTGCTGGCCGCGCCGGAGGGTGTCGAGGTCATGGAGCGCGAGCTGGCCGGCACGCCGGTGACGGTCGTGACGGCGTCCGTCGACGAGCGCCTCGACGAGCAGGGCTACATCGTGCCCGGCCTCGGCGACGCGGGCGACCGGATGTACGGGGCCGCGGAGTAA
- a CDS encoding LytR C-terminal domain-containing protein, which translates to MGGQYRITGDKYPRMRRPRRRGKLVVLSAASAAVLGVGGWGTLQLIDVFTGGGDSASAVGAKAACTPAAKPPADAVGAAEPLLRPGTITVNVLNATTRSGLAQKTADELKKRGFRIGEVANAPEAYDKKVKGAGVLLGPATALDTALPVLGAQLAGAERRTDPARKGAELDLIIGDAFRGLTAKADADKALTALAAPEPTPASKNC; encoded by the coding sequence ATGGGCGGCCAGTACCGCATCACGGGTGACAAGTACCCGCGGATGCGCCGGCCCCGACGGCGCGGCAAGCTCGTCGTGCTGAGCGCGGCCTCCGCCGCCGTGCTCGGCGTGGGCGGCTGGGGCACGCTGCAACTCATCGACGTGTTCACCGGCGGGGGCGACTCCGCCTCCGCGGTCGGCGCCAAGGCCGCCTGCACCCCCGCGGCGAAGCCGCCGGCCGACGCCGTGGGGGCCGCCGAGCCGCTGCTGCGCCCCGGCACGATCACCGTCAACGTGCTCAATGCCACGACCCGCAGCGGGCTCGCCCAGAAGACCGCCGACGAGCTGAAGAAGCGCGGCTTCCGGATCGGCGAGGTGGCCAACGCGCCGGAGGCGTACGACAAGAAGGTCAAGGGCGCCGGCGTGCTCCTCGGTCCCGCCACCGCGCTGGACACGGCGCTGCCGGTGCTGGGCGCCCAGCTGGCCGGCGCCGAGCGGCGCACCGACCCGGCCCGCAAGGGCGCGGAGCTCGACCTGATCATCGGCGACGCGTTCCGGGGCCTGACGGCGAAGGCGGACGCCGACAAGGCGCTGACCGCACTGGCCGCCCCCGAGCCGACGCCCGCCTCGAAGAACTGCTGA
- a CDS encoding type II toxin-antitoxin system VapB family antitoxin, producing the protein MIFKRIGNGRPYPDHGRESTRQWADVAPRPVRLDQLVTTKQQLDLETLLAEDSTFYGDLFAHVVKWQGDLYLEDGLHRAVRAALQQRQVLHARVLELD; encoded by the coding sequence GTGATCTTCAAGCGCATCGGAAACGGCCGGCCGTACCCCGACCACGGCCGGGAGAGCACCCGGCAGTGGGCGGACGTGGCGCCGCGCCCGGTCCGCCTCGATCAGCTCGTGACGACCAAGCAGCAGCTCGACCTCGAGACCCTCCTCGCCGAGGACTCGACCTTCTACGGCGACCTCTTCGCGCACGTCGTGAAGTGGCAGGGCGACCTGTACCTCGAGGACGGACTGCACCGCGCGGTGCGTGCGGCGCTCCAGCAGCGCCAGGTGCTGCACGCGCGCGTTCTCGAACTCGACTGA
- a CDS encoding siderophore-interacting protein produces the protein MGQGRGWEGAVLRLLRAKDFEFTVTGAEDVTADYRRVTFTDGGMLATTGVHPTMWVRLWFDNAGRPHQRAYTLVDPDPEAGAFALEFALHEGCASDWARAAKPGDTIEATVQGTGFEHPSPAPSHVCVVGDPASLPAVNSLLGALGDTPATIWFEGSLEGLPCVADPARHEVREVPRRDAGAALVDRVRAELPDLLRSHADPYVWIACDTATTRTLGAFVRKDLGLAKQRVQALGYWRAS, from the coding sequence ATGGGGCAGGGGCGGGGTTGGGAGGGCGCGGTCCTCAGACTGCTGCGCGCGAAGGACTTCGAGTTCACCGTGACGGGCGCCGAGGACGTCACCGCCGACTACCGGCGGGTGACCTTCACCGACGGCGGGATGCTGGCGACGACCGGCGTCCACCCCACGATGTGGGTACGGCTGTGGTTCGACAACGCGGGCAGGCCGCACCAGCGCGCGTACACGCTGGTCGACCCGGACCCGGAGGCCGGCGCCTTCGCCCTGGAGTTCGCGCTGCACGAGGGCTGCGCCAGCGACTGGGCGCGGGCGGCGAAGCCCGGGGACACCATCGAGGCGACCGTGCAGGGCACCGGCTTCGAGCACCCCAGCCCGGCCCCGTCGCACGTCTGCGTGGTCGGTGACCCGGCCTCGCTGCCGGCCGTCAACTCCCTGCTGGGCGCCCTGGGCGACACCCCGGCGACCATCTGGTTCGAGGGCTCCCTGGAAGGGCTGCCCTGCGTGGCCGACCCCGCGCGGCACGAGGTGCGCGAGGTCCCCCGGCGGGACGCGGGCGCGGCGCTGGTGGACCGCGTCCGCGCCGAACTGCCGGACCTGCTGAGGTCCCACGCCGACCCGTACGTGTGGATCGCCTGCGACACGGCGACCACCCGCACGCTGGGCGCGTTCGTGCGCAAGGACCTGGGCCTCGCCAAGCAGCGGGTGCAGGCGCTGGGGTACTGGCGCGCGAGCTGA
- a CDS encoding penicillin acylase family protein, producing the protein MSGAIFRDAWGIPHLRADDARELARVQGLVTALDRGWQIEVERHRAQGTSASFLGAEALPWDVLVRRARVADTARRCLARLEERDPETADWIRAYVTGVNQGLDGHDAPEFGRAGVLPGRWEPWTPLAVWLSTHLLFAGFPAKLWRDHAAARLGADAVGLFATDGPGTSGSNGWLVAGERTVTGQAVVAGDPHRFIEDPGVYQQIRLSCPEFDVVGLAVPGVPGIAHFGHTGTVAWAITNAMADYQDLYRERLRRTGAGVEALGPDGTWRRAARHTETVEVAGEEPVEVEVVETDRGPVVIGGPEGLDGGVPEPDGPPLAVALRHPPRVTADLGFGALLPLLRARRVADVDRAADLWAEPVNVVLAADTEGGTLHRVAGRVPVRSDANRVRLVPAWEPGHEWRGWHEAPRAGLDDGVAVMANQRGPAAPLGVEFAPPHRADRIAALLARRRRWSAADMAAVHTDTHLASAAPLLDRLAALGAQDLTGPAAALRERLLAWDRHMDAGSADAAAFAALRGAVVRRLAAEPALAAAAAPPPYPEVFRPWLALVPRVGFALEHLLSAEDLFGVDRPAVVRAALEEVAAAPPAGVWGTTHRLAPWRALPPEAPQEEPGLSGDHDCVLCTSAVPGITDLAARGPAARYVWDLARREDSRWVVPHGASGRPGSPHHRDQQPLWLAGDLAPVVTDWAQLTKETDV; encoded by the coding sequence GTGTCCGGTGCGATCTTCCGGGACGCCTGGGGGATTCCCCATCTGCGGGCCGACGACGCGCGTGAACTCGCCCGTGTGCAGGGGCTGGTGACCGCGCTCGACCGCGGCTGGCAGATCGAGGTGGAGCGGCACCGCGCCCAGGGCACCTCGGCCTCCTTCCTCGGCGCGGAGGCGCTGCCCTGGGACGTGCTGGTCCGGCGCGCCCGGGTGGCCGACACGGCCCGCCGCTGCCTCGCCCGCCTGGAGGAACGCGACCCGGAGACCGCCGACTGGATCCGGGCGTACGTCACCGGCGTCAACCAGGGCCTGGACGGGCACGACGCCCCCGAGTTCGGCCGCGCCGGTGTCCTCCCCGGCCGCTGGGAGCCGTGGACGCCGCTGGCCGTGTGGCTGTCCACGCACCTCCTCTTCGCCGGGTTCCCCGCCAAGCTGTGGCGCGACCACGCCGCCGCGCGCCTCGGGGCGGACGCCGTGGGCCTGTTCGCCACCGACGGCCCCGGCACCTCCGGCAGCAACGGCTGGCTGGTCGCGGGGGAGCGCACGGTCACCGGGCAGGCGGTCGTCGCCGGCGACCCGCACCGCTTCATCGAGGACCCCGGCGTCTACCAGCAGATACGCCTGTCCTGCCCGGAGTTCGACGTCGTCGGCCTCGCCGTGCCCGGCGTCCCCGGCATCGCCCACTTCGGCCACACCGGCACGGTCGCCTGGGCCATCACCAACGCCATGGCCGACTACCAGGACCTCTACCGCGAGCGGCTGCGCCGCACCGGCGCCGGCGTCGAGGCGCTCGGCCCGGACGGGACCTGGCGGCGGGCCGCCCGGCACACCGAGACCGTCGAGGTGGCGGGCGAGGAACCGGTCGAGGTGGAGGTCGTCGAGACCGATCGCGGGCCCGTCGTCATCGGCGGCCCCGAGGGCCTCGACGGCGGGGTGCCGGAGCCGGACGGGCCCCCGCTCGCCGTCGCCCTGCGCCACCCGCCCCGCGTCACCGCCGACCTCGGCTTCGGCGCCCTGCTGCCGCTGCTGCGGGCCCGCCGCGTCGCCGACGTCGACCGCGCCGCCGACCTGTGGGCCGAGCCCGTCAACGTCGTCCTGGCCGCCGACACCGAGGGCGGCACCCTGCACCGCGTGGCCGGCCGCGTCCCCGTCCGCTCCGACGCCAACCGCGTCCGCCTGGTGCCCGCGTGGGAGCCCGGCCACGAGTGGCGGGGCTGGCACGAGGCGCCGCGCGCCGGACTCGACGACGGCGTCGCCGTGATGGCCAACCAGCGCGGCCCCGCCGCCCCGCTCGGCGTGGAGTTCGCCCCGCCGCACCGCGCCGACCGCATCGCCGCGCTGCTCGCCCGGCGGCGCCGCTGGTCGGCCGCCGACATGGCCGCCGTCCACACCGACACCCACCTCGCCTCCGCCGCTCCCCTCCTGGACCGTCTGGCCGCGCTCGGCGCACAGGACCTCACCGGTCCCGCCGCCGCCCTGCGCGAGCGGCTGCTGGCCTGGGACCGGCACATGGACGCCGGCAGCGCCGACGCGGCGGCCTTCGCGGCCCTGCGCGGTGCGGTCGTCCGCCGGCTCGCCGCCGAGCCCGCCCTCGCGGCGGCCGCGGCCCCGCCCCCGTACCCGGAGGTCTTCCGCCCCTGGCTCGCCCTGGTCCCGCGCGTCGGGTTCGCGCTCGAACACCTGCTGTCGGCGGAGGACCTGTTCGGCGTCGACCGCCCGGCCGTCGTCCGCGCGGCGCTGGAGGAGGTGGCCGCCGCGCCGCCCGCCGGCGTCTGGGGCACCACCCACCGCCTCGCGCCCTGGCGGGCCCTGCCGCCCGAGGCGCCGCAGGAGGAGCCCGGCCTGTCCGGCGACCACGACTGCGTGCTGTGCACCTCCGCCGTGCCCGGCATCACCGACCTCGCCGCCCGCGGGCCCGCCGCCCGCTACGTCTGGGACCTGGCCCGGCGCGAGGACAGCCGCTGGGTGGTGCCGCACGGCGCCTCGGGCCGCCCCGGCTCGCCCCACCACCGCGACCAGCAGCCGCTGTGGCTCGCCGGAGACCTGGCCCCGGTCGTCACCGACTGGGCGCAGCTGACGAAGGAGACCGATGTCTGA
- a CDS encoding GNAT family N-acetyltransferase, producing the protein MSDPYASRPAVHEQTVDGFGAVRVLPLDPAADAPLLHRWVSEERAVFWGMNGLTVERVAEIYAHMETLDTHHAYLLVKDGAPAALLQTYEPEADRVGECYDVRPGDIGVHLLLAPPEPDGTRSGWTAGLAAAVVTYVLVALDKRRIVVDPDVGNEKAIARFLKQGFTAGPRVVLPEIDLPDVHLPQKRAQLAFLTREVAFGR; encoded by the coding sequence ATGTCTGACCCGTACGCCTCCCGCCCGGCCGTCCACGAGCAGACGGTCGACGGCTTCGGCGCGGTGCGCGTCCTGCCGCTCGACCCGGCCGCCGACGCCCCCCTGCTGCACCGCTGGGTGAGCGAGGAACGCGCCGTGTTCTGGGGCATGAACGGCCTCACCGTGGAGCGGGTCGCCGAGATCTACGCGCACATGGAGACCCTCGACACCCACCACGCGTACCTCCTCGTCAAGGACGGCGCCCCGGCCGCGCTGCTCCAGACGTACGAGCCGGAGGCCGACCGGGTCGGCGAGTGCTACGACGTCCGGCCGGGCGACATCGGCGTGCACCTGCTGCTCGCGCCCCCGGAGCCGGACGGGACCCGCTCCGGCTGGACCGCGGGGCTGGCGGCCGCCGTCGTCACCTACGTCCTGGTGGCCCTGGACAAGCGGCGGATCGTCGTCGACCCGGACGTCGGCAACGAGAAGGCGATCGCCCGCTTCCTGAAGCAGGGCTTCACCGCCGGACCCCGGGTGGTGCTGCCGGAGATCGACCTGCCGGACGTGCACCTCCCGCAAAAACGGGCACAACTCGCGTTCCTCACCCGCGAGGTAGCCTTCGGCAGGTGA
- a CDS encoding cupin domain-containing protein, translating into MTPDDLVAHYRLEPIPREGGRFRQTWAGPARPDGRPEGTAVVALLTSEPGDFSALHRLPADETWHHYLGDPLRMLLLAPDGTSSTPVLGPDVLGGQHVQLTVPAGTWMGARVADGGSWTLFGCTMAPGFTYEGYEHGDPAELTARHPDRADLVAELGRP; encoded by the coding sequence GTGACCCCCGACGACCTCGTCGCCCACTACCGGCTGGAGCCGATCCCCCGTGAGGGGGGCCGGTTCCGGCAGACCTGGGCCGGTCCCGCCCGGCCCGACGGCCGCCCCGAGGGCACCGCCGTCGTCGCCCTGCTCACCAGCGAGCCCGGCGACTTCTCCGCCCTGCACCGGCTGCCCGCGGACGAGACCTGGCACCACTACCTCGGCGACCCGCTGCGGATGCTGCTGCTCGCCCCCGACGGCACCAGCAGCACCCCGGTGCTCGGCCCCGACGTCCTCGGCGGCCAGCACGTCCAGCTCACCGTCCCCGCCGGCACCTGGATGGGCGCCCGGGTCGCGGACGGCGGCTCCTGGACGCTGTTCGGCTGCACCATGGCCCCCGGCTTCACCTACGAGGGCTACGAGCACGGCGACCCGGCCGAGCTGACGGCCCGCCACCCGGACCGGGCGGACCTCGTCGCGGAGCTGGGCCGTCCATGA
- a CDS encoding glucose 1-dehydrogenase, protein MSARGLLHGQAALVTGAGGGIGRGIARRLAEEGAAVALHCRTSVASARETAGAVRDAGGRAVVLRADLTDEDACHRLVAEAAERFGGRLTALVNNAGVQPVQELAGMTAAEWRAVVDTNLTAVFACTQAAARLMRDQGGGSVTHVASVEARFPAPGHAHYGASKAAVVTHARSAALEYGPWGVRVNTVSPGLIDREGLADAWPEGVRRWREASAVGRLGRPEDVGDACVFLASPLASWVTGHDLVVDGGATSRPTW, encoded by the coding sequence ATGAGCGCCCGGGGACTGCTGCACGGTCAGGCCGCCCTGGTCACCGGCGCGGGCGGCGGCATCGGCCGGGGCATCGCCCGCCGGCTCGCCGAGGAGGGCGCGGCCGTCGCCCTGCACTGCCGCACCTCCGTCGCGTCCGCGCGGGAGACGGCGGGCGCCGTCCGGGACGCGGGCGGCAGGGCCGTCGTCCTGCGGGCCGACCTCACCGACGAGGACGCCTGCCACCGGCTGGTCGCCGAGGCCGCCGAACGGTTCGGCGGCCGGCTCACCGCGCTCGTCAACAACGCCGGCGTCCAGCCCGTCCAGGAGCTCGCCGGGATGACGGCGGCCGAGTGGCGCGCGGTCGTGGACACCAACCTCACCGCCGTCTTCGCCTGCACCCAGGCGGCGGCACGGCTGATGCGCGACCAGGGCGGTGGCTCCGTCACCCACGTCGCCTCGGTCGAGGCCCGCTTCCCCGCCCCCGGCCACGCCCACTACGGCGCGTCCAAGGCCGCGGTGGTGACGCACGCCCGCTCGGCGGCGCTGGAGTACGGCCCGTGGGGCGTGCGCGTCAACACGGTCTCACCCGGCCTGATCGACCGGGAGGGCCTGGCGGACGCCTGGCCGGAGGGCGTACGGCGCTGGCGGGAGGCGTCCGCCGTGGGCCGCCTCGGCCGCCCGGAGGACGTCGGCGACGCCTGTGTGTTCCTCGCCTCCCCGCTCGCGTCCTGGGTGACCGGCCACGACCTGGTGGTCGACGGAGGGGCGACGTCCCGCCCGACCTGGTGA
- a CDS encoding copper resistance protein CopC produces the protein MPLGVLLVLLLAGAAPASAHAALRASDPEEGSVVRTAPTHITLTFTESVGLLEDSFRVYGPDNRRVPVEEPRHAADAADTARAALPPDLDEGTYTVAWRVVSADSHPVSGAFTFSIGTPSPTPPPAPEDHAEHPVTQSLYDTGRYLAYLAAALLIGTAAFAALCRPPDTGPLRAPLLFGWWTLLVTTAALLLLRAPYEKGASPATALDLSSFPDTLTARPGLALLTRLALLLTAALLLPVLRRRPLRTRVTAGAALSLALALTWASAEHASAGIQVPVAMTSSVLHLLAMACWLGGLAALLLTLHRAKTPPPYGTVARFSRLAFTSVTVLVVTGAYQSWRGLGSWSALTETAYGRTLTVKLAATVFLLLAAALSRRWTTLSARPAAAGERVPEPVGAPGPPPEPGTTTVTAGPETLHRRALRRSVLAEVVVAVAVLLVTTVLTGTLPSRAEAEAAKAPEPQVAGLPGAEAFTVPYDTGTPGGSGTVQVTMDPGRVGENGLQAVVFGPQGALTFVPELRVAFTLPSEDVGPIDAQLTDRGGYWATNDLTLPLEGTWTMKLTVRVSDIDQVTETRGVRITR, from the coding sequence GTGCCGCTGGGCGTCCTGCTGGTCCTCCTCCTCGCCGGCGCGGCCCCGGCGAGCGCCCACGCGGCCCTGCGCGCCAGCGACCCGGAGGAGGGGAGCGTCGTCAGGACGGCGCCCACCCACATCACCCTGACGTTCACCGAGTCCGTGGGCCTGCTCGAGGACTCCTTCCGGGTCTACGGCCCCGACAACCGCCGCGTGCCCGTGGAGGAGCCCCGGCACGCGGCCGACGCCGCCGACACCGCCCGCGCCGCGCTCCCCCCGGACCTCGACGAGGGCACGTACACCGTGGCGTGGCGCGTGGTCTCGGCGGACAGCCACCCCGTCTCGGGCGCCTTCACCTTCTCCATCGGCACACCGTCCCCCACCCCGCCCCCGGCCCCCGAGGACCACGCCGAACACCCGGTCACCCAGAGCCTCTACGACACCGGCCGCTACCTCGCCTACCTCGCGGCCGCGCTGCTCATCGGCACGGCGGCGTTCGCGGCACTGTGCCGCCCGCCGGACACGGGCCCGCTGCGGGCGCCGCTGCTGTTCGGCTGGTGGACCCTGCTGGTGACGACGGCCGCGCTGCTCCTCCTGCGCGCCCCCTACGAGAAGGGCGCGTCCCCGGCGACCGCGCTGGACCTCTCGTCGTTCCCCGACACGCTCACCGCCCGCCCCGGCCTGGCCCTCCTCACCCGCCTGGCCCTGCTCCTGACAGCCGCCCTGCTCCTCCCCGTCCTCCGCCGCCGTCCCCTGCGCACCCGCGTGACGGCGGGCGCGGCCCTCTCCCTCGCCCTGGCCCTGACCTGGGCGTCGGCCGAACACGCCTCGGCCGGCATCCAGGTCCCGGTCGCCATGACCTCGTCGGTGCTGCACCTGCTGGCCATGGCGTGCTGGCTCGGCGGCCTGGCGGCCCTCCTGCTCACGCTCCACCGCGCGAAGACCCCGCCGCCGTACGGCACGGTGGCCCGCTTCTCCCGTCTGGCGTTCACGTCGGTGACGGTCCTCGTCGTCACCGGCGCCTACCAGTCCTGGCGCGGCCTCGGCTCCTGGTCCGCCCTCACGGAGACGGCGTACGGCCGCACGCTCACCGTGAAGCTGGCCGCGACGGTGTTCCTGCTGCTCGCGGCGGCCCTGTCCCGCCGCTGGACGACCCTGTCGGCACGGCCGGCGGCGGCCGGGGAACGCGTACCCGAACCGGTGGGCGCGCCGGGCCCGCCCCCCGAGCCGGGGACCACGACCGTGACGGCCGGACCGGAAACCCTCCACCGCCGCGCCCTGCGCCGCTCCGTCCTCGCGGAGGTGGTGGTGGCGGTGGCCGTCCTGCTGGTCACCACGGTGCTGACCGGCACACTGCCCTCCAGGGCGGAGGCGGAGGCCGCGAAGGCGCCCGAGCCGCAGGTGGCGGGCCTGCCCGGCGCGGAGGCGTTCACGGTCCCCTACGACACGGGGACGCCCGGCGGCAGCGGCACGGTCCAGGTGACGATGGACCCGGGCCGGGTCGGCGAGAACGGCCTCCAGGCGGTGGTCTTCGGCCCCCAGGGCGCCCTGACCTTCGTCCCCGAACTCCGCGTCGCCTTCACCCTCCCGTCCGAGGACGTCGGCCCCATCGACGCGCAGCTCACCGACCGGGGAGGCTACTGGGCCACCAACGACCTCACCCTCCCCCTGGAGGGCACCTGGACGATGAAACTGACGGTCCGCGTCTCGGACATCGACCAGGTGACGGAGACGCGGGGGGTGCGGATCACGCGGTGA
- a CDS encoding ALF repeat-containing protein, protein MRQHRAGLLVVATALTPALLLTTPAFAGPATAPATATTVTVSSETPVDEMSEDELRAAIHAILADEDSGRGVTEAATQALDGTADDMRAFLKTGYRLAQAEDDRVAIVRILFTAQQNGDKRVIAEINGLLDRNVPEELREWLETGYPLAQAEDDRVRLSRILHTAQQNGDKRVIKEINSLLDRNVPEEFREWLETGYPLAQAEDDRVALFTLLGTAQKNGDTKLVQEINGLLDRMDADEIRAWLTAYRAA, encoded by the coding sequence GTGAGACAGCACCGCGCAGGCCTGCTCGTCGTGGCCACGGCCCTGACCCCGGCCCTCCTTCTCACCACCCCGGCCTTCGCCGGCCCGGCGACCGCACCCGCCACCGCGACGACCGTGACGGTCTCGTCCGAGACTCCGGTGGACGAGATGTCGGAGGACGAGCTGCGTGCCGCGATCCACGCGATCCTGGCGGACGAGGACAGCGGCAGGGGCGTCACCGAGGCGGCCACCCAGGCCCTCGACGGCACCGCCGACGACATGCGCGCCTTCCTGAAGACCGGCTACCGGCTCGCCCAGGCCGAGGACGACCGGGTCGCCATCGTCAGGATCCTCTTCACGGCGCAGCAGAACGGCGACAAGCGGGTCATCGCGGAGATCAACGGCCTCCTCGACCGCAACGTTCCCGAGGAACTCCGCGAGTGGCTGGAGACCGGCTACCCGCTCGCCCAGGCGGAGGACGACCGCGTCCGCCTCTCCCGCATACTGCACACGGCGCAGCAGAACGGGGACAAGCGGGTGATCAAGGAGATCAACAGCCTCCTCGACCGCAACGTTCCCGAGGAATTCCGCGAGTGGCTGGAGACCGGCTACCCGCTCGCCCAGGCCGAGGACGACCGGGTCGCGCTCTTCACCCTCCTCGGCACGGCCCAGAAGAACGGCGACACGAAGCTGGTCCAGGAGATCAACGGCCTGCTCGACCGCATGGACGCGGACGAGATACGCGCCTGGCTGACGGCCTACCGGGCCGCCTGA